From Methanobacteriaceae archaeon, the proteins below share one genomic window:
- a CDS encoding helix-turn-helix domain-containing protein translates to MRPPCEMVVWYVIPTVRSELAKELLKLGMKQKEISELLDITQPAVSQYISDKRGHGIKFNDDIQKLIKTFALDLKEGTATTRDIIPRTCHICKRVKTEDIMCQLHKEKDNIPSDCNACMGSEADCG, encoded by the coding sequence ATGAGACCTCCATGTGAAATGGTTGTGTGGTATGTTATACCAACAGTTCGTTCAGAACTGGCTAAAGAACTTCTAAAATTGGGTATGAAACAAAAAGAAATTTCTGAATTACTTGACATTACTCAACCGGCAGTTTCCCAATACATTAGTGATAAAAGGGGACACGGCATAAAATTCAATGATGATATCCAGAAATTAATCAAAACTTTTGCATTAGACCTTAAAGAGGGCACAGCAACTACCAGGGATATAATACCTCGTACTTGTCATATATGTAAACGGGTTAAAACTGAAGATATTATGTGTCAATTACATAAAGAAAAAGATAATATTCCATCTGATTGTAATGCGTGTATGGGTTCTGAAGCTGACTGCGGATGA
- the cysE gene encoding serine O-acetyltransferase, which translates to MLEMVKEDMNMVRMRDPAARSTLEILLCYPGLFAIWFHRISQRFWNHNLLFLGRFISAFARFVTGIEIHPGAVIGRRVFIDHGMGVVIGETAIVGDDVLIYQGVVLGGTSLERKKRHPTIKDGVVIGSGAKIIGNITIGTCSKIGAGSVVLRSIPPGATCVGIPGRVVQEERKCAIDLDHGELPDPVAEVINLLLKRQDEMEAQIKELGLTSEVMKINGLLKRKSEMEEIFCEGAGI; encoded by the coding sequence ATGCTTGAAATGGTAAAAGAGGATATGAATATGGTAAGAATGAGAGATCCTGCTGCACGCAGTACTCTGGAAATATTACTCTGTTATCCGGGATTATTTGCAATATGGTTCCATAGAATAAGTCAAAGGTTCTGGAACCACAATTTACTTTTTTTAGGAAGATTCATATCTGCTTTTGCTCGTTTTGTCACAGGAATTGAAATTCATCCAGGAGCAGTTATAGGTCGGAGGGTTTTTATAGACCATGGGATGGGGGTAGTTATTGGAGAAACTGCAATTGTCGGTGATGATGTCTTAATTTATCAGGGGGTCGTACTTGGTGGTACAAGTCTTGAGCGAAAGAAAAGGCACCCCACTATAAAAGACGGTGTTGTTATAGGTTCTGGAGCAAAAATTATAGGTAATATAACAATCGGGACCTGTTCTAAAATCGGAGCAGGATCTGTTGTTTTAAGGTCTATTCCTCCAGGTGCAACATGTGTAGGAATTCCTGGAAGAGTTGTACAAGAAGAGCGAAAATGTGCCATTGATTTAGATCATGGTGAACTCCCGGATCCTGTTGCAGAAGTCATTAATTTACTTTTAAAACGACAGGATGAAATGGAAGCTCAGATAAAAGAACTGGGACTCACTTCAGAGGTAATGAAAATAAATGGCTTATTAAAAAGAAAATCAGAAATGGAAGAAATATTTTGTGAGGGGGCAGGCATCTAA
- the cysK gene encoding cysteine synthase A, which yields MVKIPELKRGIANDITETIGNTPLVRLNRLTTGLKAEVVVKVESFNPISSIKDRIGVALVEYGEEQGLIKEDSVLIEPTSGNTGIALGFVAAAKGYRLILTMPDTMSLERRKLLAVFGAEIVLTPGADGMPGAIAKAEELASQIPNAVMPQQFKNPANPKIHRETTAEEIWRDTEGKADIIVAGVGTGGTITGVAEVLKERKPGFKAVAVEPETSQVLATGVKGPHKIQGIGAGFVPEVLRTDLIDEIIPVKDEDAAATLLKLAREEGIFAGISSGAATWAAIELAKRPENEGKLIVAVLPDTGERYLSMEWVFEELYQSYDQAMFPH from the coding sequence ATGGTAAAGATACCAGAACTTAAAAGAGGAATAGCAAACGATATCACAGAAACAATAGGAAATACTCCATTAGTAAGATTAAACAGATTAACTACAGGCCTTAAAGCTGAGGTTGTTGTAAAAGTTGAATCATTTAACCCTATAAGTAGTATAAAAGATAGAATTGGTGTTGCTTTAGTAGAATACGGTGAAGAGCAAGGACTAATTAAAGAGGATTCTGTACTCATTGAACCAACCAGTGGGAACACGGGAATTGCACTTGGGTTTGTGGCTGCTGCTAAAGGATACCGATTGATTCTCACCATGCCGGATACCATGTCTTTAGAGCGAAGAAAACTTCTGGCAGTATTTGGTGCAGAAATTGTTTTAACTCCGGGCGCAGATGGAATGCCTGGTGCGATAGCTAAAGCTGAAGAGTTAGCCAGTCAAATTCCAAATGCGGTAATGCCTCAACAATTCAAAAATCCAGCTAACCCTAAAATTCACAGGGAAACTACAGCAGAAGAAATCTGGAGAGACACTGAAGGTAAAGCAGATATTATTGTTGCGGGAGTAGGTACCGGAGGGACAATTACTGGTGTGGCTGAAGTATTAAAAGAAAGAAAACCGGGATTCAAAGCTGTTGCTGTAGAACCTGAGACTTCACAAGTATTAGCCACTGGTGTAAAAGGACCTCACAAAATACAGGGTATAGGTGCAGGATTTGTTCCTGAGGTTCTCAGAACAGATCTAATTGATGAAATTATTCCGGTTAAAGATGAAGATGCTGCAGCAACTTTACTAAAACTTGCTCGTGAAGAAGGAATTTTTGCGGGTATTTCTTCAGGAGCGGCTACATGGGCTGCAATTGAACTAGCTAAAAGACCTGAAAATGAAGGTAAATTAATTGTAGCTGTTTTACCAGATACTGGAGAAAGATACCTCAGTATGGAATGGGTTTTTGAGGAATTATACCAATCATATGATCAGGCAATGTTCCCCCATTAA
- a CDS encoding sensor histidine kinase, with translation MEKILILLTNPKNSEMIGTLLGTNYDIIYSLSEIEEDSKDIDTISLLITDLISWSRNGEKLKYIKEKEMPLFLPFLLVVAPNDLKNAQNIIWESFDEVIIVPITKIVLSSRVKVLLQTRDLSLQVNQLLKDKEMLIKEIHHRVKNNLTVISSLLSLQSRYIKDESDKDLFKESENRAKSMALIHERLYRSEDVKSIDFSDYIASLSRDLFDTYVTSKDKIQLKLDVENIMVDVDNTVPLGLIINELVTNCLKYAFPSNRTGTININFHKIGSEYVLEVIDDGIGLPEDFDTDKSDSLGMRLISGLTSQLDGEMEMSNESGTTFRIRFSDS, from the coding sequence ATGGAAAAGATTTTGATTTTACTTACAAATCCCAAGAACAGTGAGATGATAGGTACTCTCTTAGGGACTAATTATGATATTATTTACTCCCTATCTGAAATTGAGGAAGATTCTAAAGATATAGATACTATAAGTCTGTTAATCACTGATTTAATTTCCTGGTCTCGAAATGGGGAAAAATTAAAATATATCAAAGAAAAAGAAATGCCACTATTTTTACCTTTTCTTCTGGTTGTTGCTCCTAATGATCTTAAAAATGCACAAAATATTATTTGGGAAAGCTTTGATGAAGTGATAATCGTACCTATAACAAAGATTGTCCTTTCCTCCAGAGTAAAGGTTCTTTTGCAGACACGTGATCTTTCCCTCCAAGTAAATCAACTTCTTAAAGACAAAGAGATGTTAATTAAGGAAATCCATCATAGGGTGAAAAATAATTTAACTGTAATCAGCAGCCTACTAAGTCTTCAATCACGTTATATTAAGGATGAATCCGATAAAGATTTATTTAAAGAGAGTGAAAACCGGGCTAAATCCATGGCCCTAATTCATGAGAGACTCTATCGTTCAGAAGATGTTAAAAGTATTGATTTTTCAGATTATATTGCCTCACTGTCCAGAGATCTCTTTGATACATATGTTACATCTAAAGATAAAATCCAGCTAAAGTTAGATGTGGAAAATATAATGGTGGATGTAGATAATACTGTTCCTCTGGGCCTTATAATCAATGAACTGGTTACCAATTGTCTTAAATATGCATTTCCTTCTAATCGAACAGGTACTATTAATATTAATTTTCATAAGATTGGTTCGGAATATGTGCTGGAGGTAATTGATGATGGTATAGGTCTACCAGAAGACTTTGATACAGATAAAAGTGATAGTTTAGGTATGCGACTGATATCCGGCCTCACTTCTCAGCTTGATGGAGAAATGGAAATGTCGAATGAATCAGGGACTACTTTCCGTATACGATTCAGTGATAGCTAA
- a CDS encoding response regulator gives MKRIVTKMSLKPLILALNRNKRNLEILEKILGKEGYQVVGVLHPQELDSEIEKQEKIDLALMDISGFDKSIWTSCERLRIKEIPFLILSPHHQRAVEEQGKIEGAQGVLVKPLVVKELLVLIKSLIDD, from the coding sequence ATGAAGAGGATAGTGACTAAAATGTCACTTAAACCACTAATCTTGGCTTTAAATAGAAATAAACGAAATTTGGAAATTTTAGAGAAGATATTGGGTAAAGAAGGATATCAAGTTGTAGGTGTTTTGCATCCTCAGGAATTGGATTCTGAAATTGAAAAACAAGAAAAAATTGATCTGGCATTAATGGACATTTCTGGTTTTGATAAAAGTATCTGGACGTCTTGTGAACGCTTGAGAATAAAAGAAATACCTTTTCTAATTCTAAGTCCACATCATCAAAGAGCAGTTGAAGAGCAAGGTAAAATTGAAGGTGCCCAGGGAGTATTGGTCAAACCATTGGTTGTTAAAGAACTTTTAGTACTTATTAAAAGTCTAATTGATGATTAA
- a CDS encoding ATPase domain-containing protein, producing the protein MSYDKEKLSSGISGLDEILMGGFVPNRSYLLRGMPGTGKTALGMHFLSEGVKNNEKVLFINMGEPTDQIISNAKKMGFNVDNIDFLDLSPDESFFSKMEAYDIFSPAEVERESTTSEIIEKIESLNPQRVFLDPITQFRYLSTDEFQFRKQALSFLRFLTDKGATVLFTSEFSANDPDDDLQFMSDGIINLDFFSEGRSISVSKFRGSGFRFGTHSMRITPEGVKIYPRLRPMLKEKEFKHETISSGVPEMDELLHGGIERGTATIISGPSGVGKTTIGIQFMKEAAGRGERSVVYTFEEGLESLINRCESINIPVKSMINTGMLEVIPVEPLRYSPEEFAQLVREEVDSNESKIVMIDSTSGYTLSLRGEDPVSHLHSITKYMTRSGVTVILINEVENITGGLKVTEIGISYLADNIVFLRYFEMSGEMRKAIGVLKKRLSDFEKGLREITITKYGIRVGQPLKNIRGILNGSPERFNEEDSD; encoded by the coding sequence ATGTCTTATGATAAAGAAAAATTATCCAGTGGGATATCAGGGCTTGATGAAATTTTAATGGGCGGATTTGTACCTAACAGATCATATCTACTTCGCGGAATGCCTGGAACAGGTAAAACTGCTCTGGGAATGCATTTTCTATCTGAAGGTGTGAAAAATAATGAGAAAGTTCTTTTCATTAACATGGGGGAACCAACAGATCAGATTATTTCCAATGCCAAAAAAATGGGCTTTAATGTAGATAATATTGATTTTTTAGATTTAAGTCCTGATGAAAGTTTTTTTTCTAAAATGGAGGCTTATGATATATTTTCTCCTGCGGAAGTGGAACGAGAATCGACTACCTCCGAGATTATTGAAAAAATTGAATCATTAAACCCCCAAAGAGTATTTTTAGATCCTATAACCCAATTTAGATATCTTTCTACTGATGAATTTCAGTTTAGAAAACAAGCCCTTTCTTTTCTTAGATTTCTGACTGATAAAGGCGCTACAGTTCTATTCACTTCAGAATTTAGTGCTAATGATCCGGACGATGATCTACAATTCATGAGTGATGGCATAATTAACCTTGATTTTTTCTCGGAAGGTAGAAGTATCTCAGTAAGTAAATTCAGAGGTTCAGGTTTTCGTTTTGGAACCCATTCTATGAGAATAACTCCGGAGGGGGTGAAAATATATCCTCGTTTGCGCCCTATGTTAAAAGAAAAAGAGTTCAAACACGAAACCATATCTTCAGGGGTTCCTGAGATGGACGAACTTTTACATGGGGGTATAGAAAGAGGCACAGCAACTATTATCAGTGGTCCCAGTGGTGTTGGTAAAACTACAATTGGAATTCAATTTATGAAAGAAGCTGCCGGGCGAGGTGAACGTTCAGTTGTATATACCTTTGAAGAAGGTTTAGAAAGTCTCATAAACCGTTGTGAATCTATTAATATACCGGTCAAAAGCATGATTAATACGGGTATGTTGGAGGTAATCCCGGTAGAGCCTCTTCGATATTCACCTGAAGAATTTGCACAACTGGTACGTGAAGAAGTTGATTCTAATGAATCTAAGATTGTAATGATTGATAGTACGTCTGGATACACCTTATCTTTACGTGGAGAGGATCCAGTGAGCCACTTACACTCTATCACTAAATACATGACCCGTAGTGGTGTTACAGTTATTCTTATAAATGAAGTGGAAAATATCACTGGGGGCCTTAAAGTAACTGAAATTGGAATCAGTTACCTGGCAGACAACATTGTATTCTTGCGCTACTTTGAGATGAGTGGTGAAATGCGAAAAGCAATAGGAGTTCTTAAAAAACGTTTAAGTGATTTTGAAAAAGGCCTTCGTGAGATTACTATAACAAAATATGGAATTAGAGTTGGTCAACCGCTTAAAAACATACGTGGCATACTCAACGGCTCACCTGAAAGATTCAATGAAGAGGATAGTGACTAA